From Halorubrum salinarum, the proteins below share one genomic window:
- a CDS encoding ABC transporter permease subunit, with protein MSWVVVARKDFQDARLSRGLWAVTGLFVLMSVGFAVLYGTVPAVSQDIGEVSTLGFLTLLIGAVTLFVSIAAIVVGAGAIAGERASGSGKLLLGFPHSRADVVLGKLVGRTAVLGAAIVVGLIITLVVALALFDSFAPVDYAVFTAMTLVLALVYIGVMVAISATTGSGGRAMAFGIGAFVVLEILADIVPLAALFVVNGFSVPSGGAAVPAWVAFLNVITPSTAYTNALGWFLGDGSATAAALGAQLAGPVPFYLTGWASMAVLAAWLVVPLALGYRRFARADL; from the coding sequence ATGAGCTGGGTCGTCGTCGCGCGGAAGGACTTCCAGGACGCGCGCCTCTCCCGGGGCCTCTGGGCCGTCACGGGCCTTTTCGTCCTCATGTCGGTCGGCTTCGCGGTGCTGTACGGCACGGTTCCAGCGGTGAGTCAGGATATCGGCGAGGTGAGCACGCTGGGGTTCCTCACGCTGCTCATCGGCGCCGTGACGTTGTTCGTCTCCATCGCGGCCATCGTCGTTGGCGCCGGTGCCATCGCCGGCGAGCGCGCCAGCGGGTCGGGAAAGCTCCTCTTGGGCTTCCCCCACAGCCGCGCGGACGTGGTCCTCGGCAAGCTCGTCGGTCGGACTGCCGTCCTCGGCGCGGCCATCGTGGTCGGCCTGATCATCACGCTCGTCGTGGCGCTGGCTCTGTTCGACTCGTTCGCCCCCGTCGACTACGCCGTCTTCACGGCGATGACGCTCGTGCTCGCGCTGGTGTACATCGGCGTCATGGTCGCCATCTCTGCCACGACGGGGAGCGGCGGCCGCGCCATGGCCTTCGGCATCGGCGCCTTCGTCGTCCTCGAGATCCTCGCAGACATCGTCCCGCTGGCGGCGCTCTTCGTCGTCAACGGCTTCTCGGTTCCCTCCGGCGGCGCCGCGGTTCCGGCCTGGGTGGCGTTCCTGAACGTCATCACGCCGAGCACGGCGTACACGAACGCTCTGGGGTGGTTCCTCGGGGACGGCTCCGCGACCGCGGCGGCGTTGGGCGCACAGCTCGCGGGGCCGGTCCCGTTCTACCTGACCGGCTGGGCCAGCATGGCGGTCCTCGCGGCGTGGCTCGTCGTCCCACTGGCACTGGGCTACCGCCGGTTCGCCCGCGCCGACCTCTGA
- a CDS encoding ArsR/SmtB family transcription factor, translating to MSNEYDPGSGAISVEGRSPGAVFGLLGDESRLQILQALGETPDEPVPFAELHRRSGVDDSGRFNYHLGKLRGTFVRRTDDGYELTYAGRQVIGAIYAGLYTANATVEAIPVEGSCPVCGGGLVAEYAEETASVDCTACEDFHNDFWFPPGSLDQFEPEELPLAFDRWMCHVIRGVIDGFCYTCAGRMDGRLVVDDADEGIGGLPAHAEFECDRCGSTATTSGGAPMLYHPAVAGFLYDHGFENGRTPTWELGAVGLPTGELLSESPPRMRVQLEHDGERVVTTLEDDMSISSVERITVG from the coding sequence ATGAGCAACGAGTACGACCCCGGAAGCGGCGCCATCAGCGTCGAGGGGCGGTCTCCCGGGGCGGTCTTCGGGCTGCTGGGCGACGAGAGTCGCCTCCAAATCCTCCAAGCCCTCGGTGAGACGCCCGATGAGCCCGTTCCGTTCGCCGAACTACATCGCCGGTCGGGGGTGGACGACAGCGGCCGGTTCAACTACCACCTGGGGAAGCTGCGCGGGACCTTCGTCCGCCGGACCGACGACGGGTACGAGCTGACATACGCCGGCCGGCAGGTCATCGGCGCGATATACGCCGGCCTCTACACCGCCAACGCGACCGTCGAGGCCATCCCCGTCGAGGGGAGCTGCCCCGTCTGCGGGGGTGGCCTCGTCGCGGAGTACGCCGAGGAGACCGCGAGCGTCGACTGTACCGCATGCGAGGACTTCCACAACGACTTCTGGTTCCCGCCGGGCAGCCTCGACCAGTTCGAGCCCGAGGAGCTCCCGCTCGCCTTCGACCGGTGGATGTGCCACGTTATCCGCGGCGTCATCGACGGGTTCTGTTACACCTGTGCCGGCCGGATGGACGGCCGGCTGGTGGTCGACGACGCGGACGAGGGGATAGGCGGATTGCCCGCCCACGCGGAGTTCGAATGCGACCGCTGCGGCAGCACCGCCACCACCTCCGGCGGTGCTCCGATGCTGTACCACCCGGCGGTCGCGGGGTTCCTCTACGACCACGGCTTCGAAAACGGTCGGACGCCGACGTGGGAGCTCGGCGCAGTCGGACTCCCGACCGGGGAACTCCTCTCCGAATCGCCGCCTCGGATGAGGGTCCAACTGGAACACGACGGCGAACGGGTCGTTACGACGCTGGAAGACGACATGAGCATCAGCAGCGTCGAGCGGATCACGGTCGGGTGA
- a CDS encoding DUF4097 family beta strand repeat-containing protein: MNTTTNRNGGMSRRAFLGAGAVVAATSLAGCTARGLGTGETTDRREWTFAPGAVTELRVASDVGSVTVAGRSTDAVEVGATKRSWNGQRGLDALAVDADLVDGVLTVVSTADTGRIRTDQTPRVDLTIGVPAGAEGPAVTRVTTDFGDVTLTDTRGDARIQTVAGAIVASGVDGYLSLRSTAGHIEAASVTGLDDVRTEIGRVKVEVLGLRRDTAIRSEMGDVVVGVAADLDLDVLAEADGRVSSDLELSDQRSRRNRVAGRLNDGGHRLHAASDFGRVDLRRTDR, from the coding sequence ATGAACACGACGACGAATCGAAATGGCGGGATGAGCCGACGAGCGTTTCTGGGCGCGGGCGCGGTTGTGGCCGCCACGTCTCTCGCGGGCTGTACTGCCCGAGGCCTCGGGACCGGCGAAACGACCGACCGCCGCGAGTGGACGTTCGCCCCGGGAGCCGTCACGGAATTACGCGTGGCCAGCGACGTCGGGTCCGTGACCGTCGCCGGTCGGTCAACCGACGCCGTCGAGGTGGGCGCAACGAAGCGGTCGTGGAACGGGCAGCGCGGCCTTGACGCGCTCGCGGTCGACGCCGACCTAGTGGACGGGGTCCTCACGGTCGTCTCGACGGCCGACACCGGGCGGATCAGGACCGACCAGACGCCTCGCGTGGACCTCACGATCGGCGTACCGGCTGGCGCCGAGGGGCCGGCTGTCACCCGGGTCACCACCGACTTCGGCGACGTGACTCTGACCGACACGCGCGGTGACGCCCGCATCCAGACGGTCGCCGGGGCTATCGTCGCGAGCGGGGTGGACGGCTACCTCTCGCTTCGCTCGACTGCCGGCCACATCGAGGCCGCGTCCGTGACCGGACTCGACGACGTGCGAACCGAAATCGGCCGCGTGAAGGTCGAAGTGCTGGGCCTGCGCCGTGATACCGCTATCCGCTCCGAGATGGGTGACGTCGTGGTGGGTGTGGCTGCCGACCTCGACCTCGACGTACTGGCCGAGGCCGACGGGCGGGTGTCCTCGGACCTTGAGCTGTCGGACCAGCGGTCTCGCCGCAACCGCGTGGCCGGCCGTCTCAACGACGGTGGCCACCGACTTCACGCTGCCAGCGATTTCGGCCGCGTCGACCTGCGACGCACGGATCGCTGA
- a CDS encoding NmrA/HSCARG family protein, with translation MKVLVAGATGTQGGSVVDHLLSGEFGEYDVYGLTRTADSEAARALESAGVTVLEGDLTDAERMRECCAGMDAVFCVTTFFEAGTDAEKAQGVTLAEAAADAGVERFVYSSVGSANEAPLAHFTSKADVEGRIKALNFEYTIIRPVFFMQNFAHFHGEELSEGTLSMPLSGDRPLAIVDATDIGKTAVMALADPERFVGETIELAGDNRTPVELAAALSDMLGREITHVRPEIDDYRAMAGEEMAEMYTWFEEVGYGSNPTADAEAYGIEPTEFASYLSNSDAFQPVSPAA, from the coding sequence ATGAAAGTTCTCGTAGCCGGCGCGACTGGCACACAGGGCGGCAGCGTTGTTGACCACCTCCTCTCGGGCGAGTTCGGTGAGTACGACGTGTACGGTCTGACCCGCACCGCCGACAGCGAGGCGGCCCGGGCGCTCGAATCGGCCGGCGTGACCGTTCTCGAAGGGGACCTCACCGACGCCGAGCGCATGCGCGAGTGCTGTGCGGGAATGGACGCCGTCTTCTGCGTGACGACGTTCTTCGAAGCCGGGACCGACGCGGAGAAAGCGCAGGGCGTCACCCTCGCGGAAGCCGCGGCGGACGCCGGCGTCGAGCGCTTCGTCTACTCCTCGGTCGGGAGCGCGAACGAGGCTCCGCTGGCGCACTTCACGTCCAAGGCGGACGTCGAAGGCCGGATCAAGGCGCTGAACTTCGAGTACACCATCATCCGGCCGGTCTTCTTCATGCAGAACTTCGCCCACTTCCACGGGGAGGAGCTCTCGGAGGGGACGCTCTCGATGCCGTTGTCCGGCGACAGGCCGCTCGCGATCGTCGACGCGACGGACATCGGCAAGACCGCCGTAATGGCGCTGGCCGACCCCGAGCGCTTCGTCGGGGAAACCATCGAACTCGCCGGCGACAACCGCACGCCCGTCGAACTGGCGGCGGCGCTCTCGGACATGCTCGGTCGCGAAATCACGCACGTCCGTCCCGAGATCGACGACTACCGCGCGATGGCCGGCGAGGAGATGGCCGAAATGTACACCTGGTTCGAGGAGGTCGGCTACGGGTCGAACCCGACGGCCGATGCGGAGGCGTACGGCATCGAACCGACCGAGTTCGCGTCGTACCTCTCGAACAGCGATGCGTTCCAACCGGTCTCGCCTGCGGCCTGA
- the argF gene encoding ornithine carbamoyltransferase, producing the protein MPLATDDFLDIDDVTPAELDALLDRAAAMKAGETDPRLADATLGMIFEKPSTRTRVSFETGMTRLGGHAMFLGPDDIQLGHGEPLRDTARVLGRYVDGVMARLFDHADVETLAEYADCPVINGLTDEAHPCQTLADLLTIRETVGEDATVAWVGDGNNVGQSFVVGAAMAGIDVEVATPADYGMNPDVFDRAAEFGLDVAPTTDPEVAVEGADVVYTDVWISMGQEDVRDEKLAAFDGFQVNADLLAGTDATVMHCLPAHRGEEVTDDVLESDRALVWDQAENRMHAQNALLVELLGGE; encoded by the coding sequence ATGCCACTCGCCACCGACGACTTCCTCGACATCGACGACGTGACGCCCGCCGAACTGGACGCCCTGCTCGACCGCGCCGCCGCGATGAAGGCGGGCGAGACCGACCCCCGACTGGCGGACGCGACGCTCGGGATGATCTTCGAGAAGCCCTCGACGCGCACCCGCGTCTCCTTCGAGACCGGGATGACGCGGCTCGGCGGCCACGCCATGTTCCTCGGCCCCGACGACATCCAGCTGGGCCACGGCGAGCCGCTGCGCGACACCGCGCGCGTCCTCGGCCGGTACGTCGACGGCGTGATGGCGCGCCTGTTCGACCACGCGGACGTCGAGACCCTCGCGGAGTACGCCGACTGCCCCGTGATCAACGGGCTCACCGACGAGGCGCACCCCTGTCAGACGCTCGCGGACCTCCTCACGATCCGCGAGACGGTCGGCGAGGACGCCACGGTGGCGTGGGTCGGCGACGGCAACAACGTCGGACAGTCGTTCGTCGTCGGCGCCGCGATGGCGGGCATCGACGTGGAGGTGGCCACCCCGGCCGACTACGGGATGAACCCCGACGTGTTCGACCGCGCCGCCGAGTTCGGGCTGGACGTGGCGCCGACGACCGACCCCGAGGTCGCCGTCGAGGGCGCCGACGTCGTCTACACCGACGTGTGGATCTCGATGGGTCAGGAGGACGTGCGCGACGAGAAGCTCGCCGCCTTCGACGGGTTCCAGGTGAACGCCGACCTGCTCGCCGGCACCGACGCGACGGTGATGCACTGCCTGCCCGCGCACCGCGGCGAGGAGGTCACCGACGACGTGCTCGAATCCGACCGCGCCCTCGTCTGGGACCAGGCGGAGAACCGGATGCACGCGCAGAACGCGCTGCTCGTCGAACTGCTCGGCGGGGAGTGA
- a CDS encoding [LysW]-lysine hydrolase translates to MAAGKGREADAASDDGGDVVAGGGYPAACDTPARKLLYDMVSIPSPSGEEERAAERLVDFFEANGREAWIDEVGNVRAPADDAVLLTSHVDTVPGDIPVEVRPAPPEGELPEPSDVRVGDPGDPVLWGRGAVDATGPLVAMAVAAVKTGVSFAGVVREEVDSGGARALIDDRDAPEAVINGEPSGWQGITLGYRGLLEGTYVNTSESGHSSRPEPNAIQHAIDWWHGVEETFTPDDAETAVFDQVTTKPISVDGGLSDDGLAVEATMDVQLRIPPSRPVDEIHELAEAELTTGSVHWGEPMPPVMESPRTDLARAFRVAIRGAGGDVRLLRKTGTSDMNLFAAAWDCPMVTYGPGNSDLDHAPDERLPLPDLDRAVSVLTEVCRERR, encoded by the coding sequence ATGGCGGCCGGAAAGGGACGGGAGGCCGACGCCGCGTCCGACGACGGCGGCGACGTGGTCGCCGGCGGCGGCTACCCGGCGGCCTGCGACACGCCCGCCCGGAAGCTGCTGTACGACATGGTCTCGATCCCCTCGCCGTCCGGCGAGGAGGAGCGGGCCGCGGAGCGGCTCGTCGACTTCTTCGAGGCGAACGGCCGGGAGGCGTGGATCGACGAGGTCGGGAACGTCCGCGCGCCGGCGGACGACGCCGTCCTCCTCACCTCCCACGTCGACACGGTGCCGGGGGACATCCCGGTCGAGGTGCGCCCGGCGCCGCCCGAGGGCGAGCTCCCGGAGCCGTCCGACGTGCGCGTCGGCGACCCCGGCGACCCCGTGCTGTGGGGCCGCGGCGCGGTCGACGCGACCGGCCCGCTCGTCGCGATGGCGGTCGCGGCGGTGAAGACGGGGGTCTCGTTCGCGGGCGTCGTCCGCGAGGAGGTCGACTCCGGCGGCGCGCGCGCCCTCATCGACGACCGCGACGCGCCCGAGGCGGTGATCAACGGCGAGCCGTCCGGCTGGCAGGGGATCACCCTCGGCTACCGCGGCCTGCTGGAGGGGACGTACGTGAACACCAGCGAGTCGGGCCACTCCTCGCGGCCGGAGCCGAACGCGATCCAGCACGCGATCGACTGGTGGCACGGCGTCGAGGAGACGTTCACGCCCGACGACGCCGAGACCGCCGTCTTCGACCAGGTGACGACGAAGCCCATCTCGGTCGACGGCGGCCTGAGCGACGACGGCCTCGCCGTGGAGGCGACGATGGACGTCCAGCTCCGGATCCCGCCCTCGCGGCCGGTCGACGAGATACACGAGCTGGCGGAGGCGGAGCTGACCACCGGCTCGGTCCACTGGGGCGAGCCCATGCCGCCGGTGATGGAGAGCCCCCGGACCGACCTCGCGCGGGCGTTCCGCGTCGCGATCCGGGGCGCCGGCGGCGACGTGCGCCTGCTCCGGAAGACCGGCACGAGCGACATGAACCTCTTCGCGGCCGCGTGGGACTGCCCGATGGTCACCTACGGCCCCGGCAACTCCGACCTCGACCACGCGCCAGACGAGCGGCTCCCGCTGCCCGACCTCGACCGCGCCGTCTCCGTGCTGACCGAGGTCTGCCGCGAGCGACGCTGA
- a CDS encoding aspartate aminotransferase family protein: MSGFVFSEKPIEITSGDGVHLTDANGTEYLDFGASYACTPVGHCHPEVVDAATSQLEELMYVQASYPHAARTALYEQLAEVAPVDVDNVWLCNSGTEANEAALKFARHATGREKIVATTQGFHGRTMGTLATTWKDKYKQGFGPLAGGVEFVEYGDADAMREAVDEDTAAVILEPLQGEGGINPVSTEYLQAVRVATATSGAAMILDEIQTGLGRTGSMWAAENHDVVPDVLTTAKGLGSGLPIGATLCRDWIAADAGDHGSTFSGGPVVSAAAGATLDVIEREGLPAHADEVGSYLRSELRDRLGDDVRDVRGDGLMVGIEVRRGSNRLLRDLAIEHQILALPAGRTVLRLLPPLTIEREHADAVVDAIEEVIG, encoded by the coding sequence GTGAGCGGCTTCGTCTTCTCGGAGAAGCCGATCGAGATCACGTCCGGAGACGGGGTCCACCTCACGGACGCGAACGGCACCGAGTACCTCGATTTCGGCGCCAGCTACGCCTGTACGCCGGTGGGCCACTGCCACCCCGAGGTCGTCGACGCCGCGACGAGCCAGCTGGAGGAACTCATGTACGTCCAGGCGTCGTACCCGCACGCGGCGCGGACGGCGCTGTACGAGCAGTTGGCCGAGGTCGCGCCCGTCGACGTCGACAACGTCTGGCTCTGTAACTCCGGCACGGAGGCGAACGAGGCCGCGCTGAAGTTCGCCCGGCACGCGACGGGCCGCGAGAAGATCGTCGCGACCACGCAGGGGTTCCACGGCCGGACGATGGGGACGCTCGCGACGACGTGGAAGGACAAGTACAAGCAGGGGTTCGGCCCGCTCGCGGGCGGCGTCGAGTTCGTCGAGTACGGCGACGCCGACGCGATGCGCGAGGCCGTCGACGAGGACACCGCCGCGGTCATCCTGGAACCGCTCCAGGGCGAGGGCGGGATCAACCCCGTCTCGACCGAGTACCTCCAGGCCGTCCGGGTCGCGACCGCGACAAGCGGCGCCGCGATGATCCTCGACGAGATCCAGACCGGGCTCGGTCGGACCGGGTCGATGTGGGCCGCGGAGAATCACGACGTGGTTCCGGACGTCCTCACGACCGCGAAGGGGCTCGGCAGCGGGCTCCCGATCGGCGCGACGCTGTGCCGCGACTGGATCGCCGCGGACGCCGGCGACCACGGCTCGACGTTCTCCGGCGGCCCGGTCGTCTCCGCGGCCGCGGGCGCCACCCTCGACGTGATCGAGCGCGAGGGCCTGCCCGCGCACGCCGACGAGGTGGGGTCCTACCTCCGCAGCGAGCTCCGCGACCGCCTCGGCGACGACGTGCGCGACGTGCGCGGCGACGGGCTGATGGTGGGGATCGAGGTGCGCCGCGGCTCGAACCGGCTGCTGCGCGACCTCGCCATCGAGCACCAGATCCTCGCGCTCCCCGCGGGACGGACCGTGCTCCGGCTGCTCCCGCCGCTGACGATCGAGCGCGAGCACGCCGACGCGGTCGTCGACGCGATCGAGGAGGTGATCGGCTGA
- a CDS encoding acetylglutamate/acetylaminoadipate kinase, with amino-acid sequence MSGERTDGAAADEPPVVVKVGGAKAVDPAGAVGDVAHLTANGREVVVVHGGSTVVDETLGRLGIEPEYVESASGVTGRFTDAETMEAFSMAMAGKLNTELTAEFRSAGVDAVGLSGVDGGLLSGPRKSAVRVVEDGRRKIRRGDHSGKIESVNADLLAGLLDDGYTPVVSPPMAGDEGDGEVTPVNADADRAAAAVAGALGADLVLLTDVSGVYADPDDPETRIDAAATPEELAAVEDAAEGFMGKKVMAAREALEGGAGRVVIADANVRDPVVAALGGEGTAIERSALGDGAGGDADGGEAAEEGGETA; translated from the coding sequence ATGAGCGGGGAGCGGACCGACGGCGCGGCCGCCGACGAGCCCCCGGTCGTCGTGAAGGTCGGCGGCGCGAAGGCGGTCGACCCCGCCGGCGCGGTCGGCGACGTGGCGCACCTGACGGCGAACGGCCGCGAGGTCGTCGTCGTCCACGGCGGCTCGACGGTCGTCGACGAGACGCTCGGACGGCTCGGCATCGAGCCGGAGTACGTCGAGTCCGCCTCGGGCGTTACCGGCCGCTTCACCGACGCAGAGACGATGGAGGCGTTCTCCATGGCGATGGCGGGCAAGCTCAACACGGAACTGACGGCGGAGTTCCGCTCGGCCGGGGTCGACGCGGTCGGCCTCTCGGGCGTCGACGGCGGGCTCCTCTCCGGGCCCCGCAAGTCGGCGGTCCGCGTCGTCGAGGACGGCAGGCGGAAGATCCGCCGCGGCGACCACTCGGGGAAGATCGAGTCGGTGAACGCCGACCTGCTCGCCGGCCTCCTCGACGACGGCTACACCCCCGTCGTCTCGCCGCCGATGGCGGGCGACGAGGGCGACGGCGAGGTGACCCCCGTCAACGCGGACGCCGACCGGGCGGCCGCGGCGGTCGCCGGCGCGCTCGGCGCCGACCTCGTCCTCCTGACCGACGTGTCGGGCGTGTACGCCGACCCGGACGACCCCGAGACCCGCATCGACGCGGCCGCGACGCCCGAGGAGCTAGCAGCCGTCGAGGACGCCGCCGAGGGGTTCATGGGCAAGAAGGTGATGGCCGCGAGGGAGGCGCTCGAAGGCGGCGCCGGCCGCGTCGTGATCGCGGACGCCAACGTCCGCGACCCGGTCGTCGCCGCGCTCGGCGGCGAGGGGACGGCCATCGAGCGGTCCGCGCTCGGCGACGGCGCGGGAGGCGACGCCGACGGCGGCGAGGCCGCCGAGGAAGGGGGTGAGACCGCGTGA
- the argC gene encoding N-acetyl-gamma-glutamyl-phosphate reductase yields MTADAEPGAATAETYTASVVGGTGFTGGELLRLLAGHPGFEVVQATSRSADNMTVGRSHPNLRGLDLRFSDPDDLESVDVLFAATPHGVSMGRIDEFFEAADTVVDLSADFRLPEADAYDEWYDGHESPEYLERAEYALPELNRENLRGADLIAGGGCNATATILGLKPLVDAGALGPEAGEVVVDVKVGSSEGGAGGGAASSHPERSGVVRPYAPTGHRHEAEIEAYLGLSVSFTVHAVDMVRGASATCHVFPDEPVSKGDLWGAYRDAYADEPFMRIVSGGGGVYRYPEPKSVAGTNHGEVGFELDPGNRRVVVFSAIDNMTKGSAGQAVHAANVALGLPETAGLEFDGLHPVGAP; encoded by the coding sequence ATGACCGCGGACGCCGAACCCGGCGCGGCGACCGCGGAGACGTACACCGCGAGCGTCGTCGGCGGCACCGGCTTCACCGGCGGCGAGCTGCTGCGGCTCCTCGCCGGGCACCCGGGCTTCGAGGTCGTCCAGGCCACCTCGCGGTCGGCCGACAACATGACCGTCGGGCGCTCGCACCCGAACCTGCGCGGGCTCGACCTACGCTTCTCGGACCCGGACGACCTGGAGTCGGTCGACGTGCTGTTCGCGGCGACGCCCCACGGCGTCTCGATGGGCCGGATCGACGAGTTCTTCGAGGCGGCCGACACGGTCGTCGACCTCTCGGCGGACTTCCGGCTCCCCGAGGCCGACGCCTACGACGAGTGGTACGACGGCCACGAGTCGCCGGAGTACTTAGAGCGCGCCGAGTACGCGCTCCCGGAGCTGAACCGGGAGAACCTCCGCGGCGCGGACCTGATCGCGGGCGGCGGCTGCAACGCGACCGCGACGATCCTCGGGCTGAAGCCGCTCGTCGACGCGGGCGCGCTCGGTCCCGAGGCCGGCGAGGTCGTCGTCGACGTGAAGGTCGGCTCCTCGGAGGGGGGCGCCGGCGGCGGCGCGGCCTCCTCGCACCCGGAGCGCTCGGGCGTCGTGCGCCCGTACGCGCCTACCGGTCACCGCCACGAGGCGGAGATCGAGGCGTACCTCGGCCTCTCGGTCTCGTTCACCGTCCACGCGGTCGACATGGTGCGCGGCGCGAGCGCGACCTGCCACGTCTTCCCCGACGAGCCGGTCTCGAAGGGGGACCTGTGGGGCGCGTACCGCGACGCCTACGCCGACGAGCCGTTCATGCGGATCGTCTCGGGCGGGGGCGGCGTCTACCGCTACCCCGAGCCGAAGTCGGTCGCCGGGACGAACCACGGCGAGGTCGGCTTCGAGCTCGACCCCGGGAACCGGCGCGTCGTCGTCTTCTCGGCCATCGACAACATGACCAAGGGCTCGGCGGGACAGGCGGTCCACGCGGCGAACGTCGCGCTCGGGCTGCCCGAGACCGCCGGCCTGGAGTTCGACGGGCTCCACCCGGTGGGTGCGCCATGA
- the lysX gene encoding lysine biosynthesis protein LysX produces MHVGILYSRIRRDEKLLLNELRDRGHEVEKIDVRTERFGLESTTAAVDDLDIVVDRCLSTSRSLYATRFLDSYGVPVVNSPETGDVCADKAKNSLALAEADVPTPATEVAFTKEAALEAIEEFGYPCVLKPVTGSWGRLMAKIDSRNAAEAILEHKETLGHYEHKVFYVQEFVDKPGRDVRVLAVDGEPVAAMTRSSDHWLTNAAKGGETESFDLDERATELVERASDAVGGGMLGVDLMEVGVDADADPADGGAEDYTVHEVNHTVEFKALDSATDVDVPARIVDWLEAKAAELTDERAEEASA; encoded by the coding sequence ATGCACGTAGGGATCCTCTACTCCCGGATCCGGAGAGACGAGAAGCTCCTCCTCAACGAGCTCCGCGACCGGGGCCACGAGGTCGAGAAGATCGACGTCCGGACGGAGCGGTTCGGGTTAGAGTCCACGACGGCGGCGGTCGACGACCTCGACATCGTCGTCGACCGCTGCCTGTCGACGAGCCGGTCGCTGTACGCGACCCGCTTCCTCGACAGCTACGGCGTCCCGGTGGTGAACTCCCCCGAGACGGGCGACGTCTGCGCCGACAAGGCGAAGAACTCGCTCGCGCTCGCCGAGGCGGACGTGCCGACCCCGGCGACGGAGGTGGCGTTCACGAAGGAGGCCGCCTTGGAAGCGATCGAGGAGTTCGGCTACCCGTGCGTCCTCAAGCCGGTCACCGGCTCGTGGGGCCGGCTGATGGCGAAGATCGACTCGCGCAACGCCGCCGAGGCGATACTGGAACACAAGGAGACGCTCGGCCACTACGAGCACAAGGTGTTCTACGTCCAGGAGTTCGTCGACAAGCCCGGGCGCGACGTCCGCGTCTTGGCGGTCGACGGCGAACCGGTCGCGGCGATGACGCGGTCGTCCGACCACTGGCTCACGAACGCCGCAAAGGGCGGCGAGACGGAGTCGTTCGACCTCGACGAGCGGGCGACGGAACTGGTCGAGAGGGCCTCGGACGCGGTCGGCGGCGGCATGCTCGGCGTCGACCTGATGGAGGTGGGCGTCGACGCGGACGCCGACCCAGCCGACGGCGGCGCGGAGGACTACACCGTCCACGAGGTGAACCACACCGTCGAGTTCAAGGCGCTCGATTCGGCCACCGACGTGGACGTTCCGGCGCGGATCGTCGACTGGCTGGAGGCGAAGGCCGCGGAACTGACCGACGAGCGCGCCGAGGAGGCGAGCGCATGA
- the lysW gene encoding lysine biosynthesis protein LysW: MTSDTDTLTAEDPITGEEIEIPADVEVGEIIDSPVTGTELEVISLDPVVLEEAPELEEDWGE; the protein is encoded by the coding sequence ATGACGAGCGACACCGACACGCTGACCGCGGAGGACCCGATCACGGGCGAGGAAATCGAGATCCCGGCCGACGTCGAGGTCGGCGAGATCATCGACAGTCCGGTCACCGGGACCGAACTGGAGGTCATCTCGCTCGACCCGGTCGTCTTGGAGGAGGCGCCGGAGCTCGAGGAGGACTGGGGCGAGTAG